The Bacteroidota bacterium genome has a segment encoding these proteins:
- a CDS encoding galactose mutarotase yields the protein MNRSIPGRLLFTALILNFFSCNGPQQEPGESANHQIMQIERENFGVVDSTTVYLYTLRNEKGMEVSITNFGGIVTSIKVPDKNGEFADIVLGFDSLTPYTGEHPYFGCIVGRYANRIARGSFVLEGKTYTLATNNGPNHLHGGLAGFDKKIWKATDQVKNDTASLILEYTSPDGEEGYPGNLSVVVKYSLNNQNELIVSYRATTDAPTPVNLTQHSYFNLAGAGNGDILGHIMMIDADRYTEVDETLIPTGNLPLVEGTPMDFRKPEPIGSRIDQVTGGYDHNYVLNNEGEMRVVARVMEPESGRTLEVLTTEPGIQFYSGNFLDGSITGKQGKTYFKHYGFCLETQHFPDSPNQPGFPDAILEPGEDYKYTAIFRFSVQP from the coding sequence ATGAATAGATCAATCCCCGGCCGGTTGCTTTTTACCGCACTGATCCTGAACTTCTTTTCCTGTAATGGACCACAGCAGGAACCCGGTGAATCTGCAAATCATCAAATCATGCAAATAGAAAGAGAAAACTTCGGTGTTGTAGACAGTACAACAGTTTACCTGTACACACTTCGCAATGAAAAAGGTATGGAGGTGAGCATCACCAATTTCGGAGGAATAGTTACCTCCATAAAAGTACCTGATAAAAATGGTGAATTCGCAGATATTGTCCTTGGTTTCGACAGCCTGACACCATACACCGGAGAGCATCCATATTTCGGATGCATAGTAGGACGCTACGCAAACAGGATTGCCAGAGGAAGCTTTGTCCTGGAAGGAAAAACATACACTTTAGCTACAAACAATGGCCCTAATCACCTTCACGGAGGATTAGCGGGATTTGACAAGAAGATCTGGAAGGCAACAGATCAGGTAAAAAATGATACGGCTTCATTAATCCTCGAATATACCAGCCCTGACGGGGAGGAAGGCTATCCCGGAAATCTCAGTGTTGTGGTAAAATACAGCCTGAACAACCAAAATGAGCTTATTGTCAGTTATCGCGCAACCACTGACGCACCCACACCTGTCAATCTCACCCAGCACAGCTATTTCAACCTGGCAGGTGCCGGTAACGGAGATATACTTGGGCATATCATGATGATTGATGCCGACCGTTATACAGAGGTCGACGAAACGCTGATCCCAACCGGAAATCTTCCCCTTGTGGAAGGTACCCCTATGGATTTCAGAAAACCAGAACCGATTGGTTCAAGGATAGATCAGGTGACGGGAGGATATGACCATAATTATGTTTTGAATAACGAGGGAGAAATGAGGGTAGTGGCCCGTGTAATGGAACCGGAAAGTGGCAGAACGCTTGAAGTGCTAACAACAGAACCCGGCATACAGTTTTACTCAGGAAACTTCCTTGATGGCAGCATAACAGGAAAACAAGGAAAGACATATTTCAAGCACTATGGATTTTGCCTGGAAACGCAACATTTCCCCGATTCTCCAAATCAACCCGGGTTTCCGGATGCAATCCTGGAACCGGGTGAGGATTATAAATACACGGCAATATTCCGGTTTTCCGTACAACCCTGA
- a CDS encoding tetratricopeptide repeat protein, with the protein MKKESKKTDQTKFSWIILGLILVMTVILYGRSTRYGFMEGWDDLEYIENKEVQKADISRIFSGFQLGMYQPLSVLSLSLNYSTAGTNAAPYHTANLFLHLINIILVFVFINHLSRNKSLGVICALLFAIHPMNVEAVAWISARSTLLFTGLSLGSLICYLKYKEHNRKWVWASIAVLLFILALLAKSLAITLPLVFLLNDWYRKGKIKLWDGLEKIPLLAISVIFGIITIRASESFGHITPIETQFTLTERVILNVHTIILYLFKALFPVNLSAIYAFPLKTTGHLGSLYYLSLIPAAGLIFLFFWKNRFRKEIIYGILFFLLSISIVLPLFWSRKFMAGERYAYFSFIGIFFIIAHLYNYLVSGKLSIPDNVKRVIWSGAAVYIIFLAATTFQRITVWSGTEKLMQDVIRKERTGPASAQAHYYKGSFDFDRQNYRSALESFSKAIELHPGFAEAYNDRGILKGMAGKYQEALNDFNQAVNNDPENPESYYNRGFALYQLGMKTEACNDWHHAQKLNFKPAINALIKYCEQQ; encoded by the coding sequence ATGAAAAAAGAAAGCAAAAAAACCGATCAAACCAAATTTTCCTGGATAATCCTGGGATTGATCCTGGTAATGACCGTTATACTATATGGGCGTTCAACCCGGTATGGATTCATGGAAGGATGGGATGATCTGGAATACATTGAAAATAAAGAAGTTCAGAAAGCAGATATAAGCCGAATATTTTCCGGATTTCAACTGGGCATGTACCAACCGTTAAGCGTTTTGAGCCTTTCGCTTAACTACAGCACGGCAGGAACCAATGCTGCTCCTTATCACACTGCTAACCTATTTCTGCATCTGATAAATATAATCCTGGTTTTTGTCTTTATTAATCATCTAAGCCGGAATAAATCGCTTGGTGTGATATGTGCATTGCTATTTGCTATACACCCCATGAATGTGGAAGCTGTAGCCTGGATATCAGCAAGAAGCACATTGCTTTTTACCGGTTTATCGCTGGGGTCCTTGATTTGCTATTTAAAATATAAAGAACACAACAGAAAGTGGGTATGGGCAAGCATTGCCGTTTTACTATTCATCCTGGCACTCCTGGCCAAATCTCTGGCGATTACACTTCCCCTTGTATTTCTGCTTAACGATTGGTACAGAAAAGGTAAAATAAAATTATGGGATGGATTGGAGAAAATTCCACTTTTGGCCATTTCTGTTATCTTTGGAATTATAACCATCAGGGCATCAGAAAGTTTTGGACATATAACCCCGATTGAGACCCAGTTTACATTAACAGAGCGGGTCATACTGAATGTGCATACCATAATTCTATATTTGTTTAAAGCGTTATTTCCTGTCAATCTTTCGGCTATTTACGCTTTCCCACTAAAAACAACGGGTCATCTGGGATCCCTGTATTATCTGTCCTTAATCCCGGCAGCAGGCCTAATCTTCCTTTTCTTCTGGAAAAACCGTTTTCGGAAAGAGATAATCTATGGTATATTATTCTTTCTGTTGAGCATATCCATTGTTCTGCCTCTATTCTGGTCAAGAAAGTTTATGGCAGGTGAAAGATATGCTTACTTTTCCTTTATCGGTATATTCTTTATTATTGCCCATTTATATAATTATTTGGTTTCAGGAAAGTTAAGCATACCTGATAATGTAAAAAGAGTTATATGGTCGGGAGCGGCAGTTTATATCATTTTTTTAGCGGCAACAACTTTTCAACGGATAACCGTGTGGTCAGGGACTGAGAAGCTAATGCAGGATGTTATCCGTAAAGAAAGGACAGGCCCGGCTTCCGCCCAGGCACATTACTACAAGGGAAGTTTTGATTTTGACCGGCAGAACTATCGAAGTGCCCTGGAAAGCTTCAGCAAAGCGATCGAATTACATCCTGGATTTGCGGAGGCTTATAACGACCGGGGCATTTTGAAAGGCATGGCCGGCAAATACCAGGAAGCCCTGAACGATTTCAACCAGGCGGTAAACAACGACCCGGAAAACCCCGAATCGTACTATAACCGTGGCTTCGCTCTCTATCAGCTCGGCATGAAAACCGAAGCATGCAACGATTGGCACCATGCACAAAAATTAAATTTTAAACCGGCAATAAACGCTCTCATTAAATATTGTGAACAGCAGTAA
- a CDS encoding DUF3298 and DUF4163 domain-containing protein translates to MKQITITILFSLYLGVVAGQMHCNYAHYEGSLENGTTYIADLTFSNGKVTGYYYYELHQQTGNADVVIYGDWNYLEGKVDGNNIILYEMNNGDTSAVIRGSISGNLEIKGDWESGMRGLSSEFNIKPVFPEGTVEFRSYCHLADTALTKKTDSPKAEINLSLLLPASSVKPGLASLMNKYILQEYAQKDEGRDGTGILKNIRFTFFKQYVEKNKDLYESGFSFNWVKYLNSVIYYNEDGYTVYRINNYGFTGGAHGITRINYIVFDTENGVKLNKEDIFIEGYEDQLSGLIDKKLRELFEIPADKSLQDGGFFESKVQANDNILMNMKGLGFLYNQYEIAPYSYGQIEVFFSFAELESIFIPGFRKLIY, encoded by the coding sequence ATGAAACAAATTACCATTACAATTTTATTTTCCCTCTACCTTGGTGTGGTAGCAGGCCAGATGCACTGCAATTATGCACATTATGAAGGCAGTCTTGAAAACGGGACTACTTATATCGCTGATCTTACCTTTAGTAACGGTAAAGTTACCGGATATTATTATTACGAGCTTCATCAGCAAACCGGGAATGCCGATGTGGTCATTTATGGTGACTGGAATTATCTGGAGGGAAAAGTGGATGGGAACAACATCATCCTTTACGAAATGAACAATGGGGATACAAGTGCTGTTATTCGCGGAAGTATTAGCGGAAACCTGGAAATAAAGGGTGATTGGGAGTCTGGAATGCGGGGTCTGAGTTCGGAATTCAATATAAAACCTGTCTTTCCGGAGGGAACGGTAGAATTCCGGTCTTACTGCCATTTGGCTGATACTGCATTGACGAAGAAGACGGATTCACCGAAAGCTGAGATAAATCTTAGCTTACTCCTTCCGGCATCCAGTGTAAAACCGGGACTTGCAAGCCTGATGAATAAATATATCCTTCAGGAATACGCCCAAAAGGACGAAGGCAGGGATGGAACCGGCATCCTGAAAAATATTCGTTTTACATTTTTCAAACAGTATGTTGAGAAGAATAAAGACCTCTATGAAAGCGGGTTTTCCTTCAACTGGGTGAAATATCTGAATTCTGTCATTTATTACAACGAGGACGGATATACTGTATACCGGATCAATAACTATGGTTTCACCGGGGGAGCTCATGGCATTACCAGAATCAATTATATTGTCTTCGACACGGAAAATGGTGTTAAACTAAATAAAGAAGATATTTTCATTGAAGGATATGAAGACCAACTTTCCGGGCTGATCGACAAAAAACTTAGAGAGTTATTTGAAATCCCCGCAGATAAATCACTTCAGGACGGGGGATTTTTTGAGAGCAAGGTTCAAGCCAATGATAACATCTTAATGAATATGAAAGGATTGGGATTTTTATATAACCAATATGAGATCGCTCCTTATTCCTATGGGCAGATAGAAGTGTTTTTTTCATTCGCAGAATTGGAGTCTATTTTTATTCCGGGATTCAGGAAACTGATATATTAA
- a CDS encoding mechanosensitive ion channel, producing the protein MNNIRDLFNLKLIDTQHFEISIYSVLLILAWIIGLRIALFLIRKILNKTESRKKLNQNQTFVIYQIIKYFVIVIAVVVILQSLGLNLTILTASSAALFVGIGLGLQQVFKDMFAGLILLFTGTIRIGDIIEIENIVAKVTGIGFRTSTVVTRDDIDMIIPNSLIISEKVINWSYNNDTTRFTLEIGVAYGSDVDLVKNLLMEAAGEHPEVSKEPEPFVRFTDFGESSLDFQLLFWSKNMYRIENVLSDLRFSIDKKFRNHGVSIPFPQRDVHIRTNKL; encoded by the coding sequence ATGAATAATATCAGGGACTTATTCAATTTAAAACTGATCGATACCCAGCATTTTGAGATTTCCATCTATAGTGTGTTGCTTATCCTGGCCTGGATCATCGGTTTGAGGATTGCGCTTTTCCTTATCAGAAAAATCCTGAATAAAACGGAAAGCAGGAAAAAGCTGAATCAGAATCAAACATTTGTGATTTACCAGATCATAAAATATTTTGTGATTGTTATCGCAGTTGTGGTGATCCTGCAGAGTCTCGGTTTAAATCTGACCATATTGACTGCCAGTTCTGCTGCTTTATTTGTTGGTATTGGCCTTGGGTTGCAGCAGGTTTTTAAAGATATGTTTGCCGGATTGATTCTTTTATTTACCGGAACGATTCGAATAGGTGATATCATTGAAATAGAAAATATTGTGGCCAAGGTAACGGGTATTGGATTCCGGACTTCAACCGTAGTGACAAGGGATGATATTGATATGATCATACCCAATTCGCTAATTATTTCCGAGAAAGTAATCAACTGGTCGTATAATAATGACACGACAAGGTTCACACTAGAGATAGGGGTTGCTTATGGTTCTGATGTGGATCTGGTAAAGAATCTCTTAATGGAAGCTGCCGGAGAGCATCCGGAAGTATCCAAGGAACCCGAGCCCTTTGTCAGGTTTACTGATTTTGGGGAATCATCTCTTGATTTTCAGTTGTTGTTTTGGAGCAAAAACATGTACCGTATCGAAAATGTATTAAGCGACCTTCGATTCAGCATTGATAAAAAATTCAGGAATCATGGTGTAAGTATTCCATTCCCGCAAAGAGACGTTCATATTCGGACTAACAAACTCTGA
- a CDS encoding Na/Pi cotransporter family protein: MNIFNLILDILTIAGSLGVFLYGMILMSESLQKVAGRKIRKTFSAITSNKVKGILSGTLITSAIQSSSATTVMTIGFVNAGLLSLSEAMGVIMGANIGTTATPWLVSILGFGKTFNINVILLPLIALSLPLLFSGKNTSKSWAEFIIGFAILFLGLGFLKDSIPALDESSALVQYIRHFENFSFTSVLLFVGIGFIFTIFFQSSSAVMAFTFVIASDGWISYEMAAAMVLGENIGTTITANIAAFVANYRAKRAALFHLFFNVFGVIWFLLLYFPLLNLIAGITEKLQGSDPFVNAGAIPLALAIFHSGFNISNTLILLPFTRLIERYLNHIFMRKDELQETHKLVHINSSYLSTSEISIVLVKKEISAYASLVKKMYDLVPEFLMEKRPKKYDKLYHKIKKYEDNVDEIEVEIANYLTRISEGKLSIKGTKQVRSMLNMINEIESMGDACNNMANSIRQKNKQNLYFIQEQRDRLNDMFSLIDEALNLLIQHLNLEYDQVNEKEAISLEEKINELRDRIKEEHIINLKEEKYTYQTGIYYIDLVSQLEKMGDYIINVTQSVVQSK; the protein is encoded by the coding sequence GTGAATATTTTTAACCTGATACTGGATATTCTTACCATTGCCGGTTCTCTGGGGGTATTCCTCTATGGGATGATCCTGATGAGTGAATCTCTTCAGAAAGTTGCCGGCAGGAAAATCAGGAAAACATTTTCCGCAATCACTTCTAACAAGGTAAAAGGAATTCTATCCGGAACCTTAATAACTTCTGCCATACAATCGTCATCGGCAACAACAGTGATGACAATCGGTTTTGTAAATGCAGGACTTTTGTCGTTATCGGAGGCAATGGGTGTAATAATGGGAGCCAATATCGGAACGACTGCAACACCCTGGTTGGTATCCATTCTGGGATTTGGGAAGACATTCAATATCAATGTAATTCTCCTGCCTTTGATAGCTCTTAGTCTCCCTTTATTATTTTCCGGCAAGAATACCAGCAAATCCTGGGCTGAGTTCATCATAGGGTTTGCCATACTTTTTCTTGGATTGGGATTTTTAAAGGATTCTATACCCGCTTTGGATGAAAGTTCCGCTTTGGTCCAGTATATCCGACATTTTGAAAATTTCAGTTTTACAAGCGTGTTATTGTTTGTTGGGATCGGTTTCATCTTTACGATCTTTTTCCAATCTTCAAGTGCGGTGATGGCCTTCACTTTTGTTATTGCCAGTGATGGCTGGATATCATACGAAATGGCGGCTGCCATGGTATTGGGAGAAAACATAGGCACCACAATTACTGCGAATATTGCTGCATTTGTTGCTAATTACCGGGCGAAGCGGGCAGCCTTATTTCATCTGTTTTTCAATGTCTTTGGAGTCATCTGGTTTTTGCTCCTGTACTTTCCCCTTCTGAATTTGATTGCAGGTATCACCGAGAAACTCCAGGGTTCCGACCCATTTGTTAATGCCGGTGCCATCCCGCTTGCACTTGCCATTTTCCATTCCGGGTTCAATATAAGTAATACACTGATACTACTTCCATTTACAAGATTGATCGAAAGATATCTGAATCATATTTTCATGAGGAAGGATGAACTTCAGGAAACCCATAAGCTGGTTCACATTAACTCCTCCTATCTTAGCACATCTGAGATCTCCATCGTATTGGTAAAGAAGGAGATATCCGCCTATGCCTCGCTGGTAAAAAAAATGTATGATCTCGTTCCTGAATTTCTTATGGAGAAACGACCAAAGAAATACGACAAACTATATCACAAGATCAAGAAGTACGAGGATAATGTTGATGAGATCGAAGTAGAGATAGCAAACTACCTCACCAGAATATCGGAAGGAAAACTCAGTATCAAAGGAACCAAACAGGTCAGATCTATGCTGAATATGATCAATGAGATAGAAAGCATGGGTGATGCCTGCAATAATATGGCCAACAGTATCCGGCAAAAGAATAAGCAAAACTTGTATTTTATCCAGGAACAACGTGACAGACTTAATGATATGTTTTCATTGATCGACGAAGCCCTTAATCTTTTAATCCAGCACCTGAACCTGGAATACGATCAGGTAAACGAAAAGGAAGCCATATCATTGGAGGAGAAAATCAATGAGTTACGGGACAGGATCAAGGAAGAACATATAATCAACCTCAAGGAAGAAAAGTACACGTATCAGACGGGTATTTATTACATAGACCTTGTTTCCCAGCTCGAAAAAATGGGAGATTATATCATTAATGTTACGCAATCCGTTGTACAATCCAAATAG
- a CDS encoding porin: MKIIKNSLTLLIFIVNIFSGMSQPSEKEEFLSFGKPLLTLYSDFYAGISPGNSQSAFEVKRAYFGYEYYLSPEFTLTAKLDIGSPDDVSEYSLLRRYAYFKNACITYTKGKIKSSFGIIDLLQFKYQEKYWDHRYVFKSFQDEYRFGSSADLGWNIVYEISDWILADMTIMNGEGYTQLQNDYTYKGGWGTTLKPLKGLSLRIYYDLAAKDVKQSTMSLFLGYEYKTRFRIACEYNYKWNENYMKEYDRYGYSVYGLWNILPRLQIFGRYDMVKSNMLAGDDYPWNLARDGSTLIGGVQYSPLPKVRFALNYQDWYPYAKNAENEAYIYLNLECSL; this comes from the coding sequence ATGAAAATAATAAAAAATTCGCTTACACTGCTCATTTTTATTGTGAATATTTTTTCAGGAATGAGCCAGCCTTCTGAAAAAGAAGAGTTTTTATCTTTTGGGAAACCCTTGCTTACCTTGTACAGTGATTTTTATGCGGGCATTTCACCAGGAAATTCGCAATCGGCCTTCGAGGTGAAAAGGGCTTATTTTGGTTATGAATATTACCTGTCTCCCGAATTTACACTCACAGCCAAACTGGATATTGGAAGTCCGGATGATGTTTCCGAATACTCCCTTCTCAGACGCTATGCTTATTTTAAAAACGCATGCATTACATATACCAAAGGGAAAATCAAAAGTAGCTTCGGAATTATTGATTTGTTGCAGTTCAAGTATCAGGAAAAATACTGGGATCACCGGTATGTATTCAAATCATTCCAGGATGAATACCGTTTTGGCTCTTCCGCAGACCTCGGCTGGAATATCGTTTATGAGATCTCGGATTGGATACTTGCTGATATGACCATTATGAACGGAGAAGGGTATACTCAGCTTCAGAATGACTATACTTATAAAGGGGGGTGGGGTACTACCTTAAAACCTTTAAAAGGATTGTCCTTAAGAATATACTATGACCTGGCGGCCAAAGATGTCAAACAATCGACCATGTCATTGTTCCTGGGATATGAATATAAAACAAGATTCAGGATTGCCTGTGAATATAATTACAAATGGAATGAGAATTATATGAAGGAATATGACCGTTATGGCTATTCCGTATATGGATTGTGGAATATCCTGCCGAGATTACAGATCTTTGGCCGTTATGATATGGTGAAATCAAATATGCTGGCAGGGGATGATTATCCATGGAATCTCGCCAGAGACGGAAGTACTCTTATAGGCGGTGTACAATATTCTCCTTTACCCAAAGTCAGGTTTGCATTGAATTATCAGGATTGGTATCCTTATGCAAAAAATGCAGAAAATGAAGCTTATATATATCTTAATTTAGAGTGTAGTCTTTGA
- a CDS encoding inorganic phosphate transporter, with product MEIFYLIVVIVLFGLAISDLIVGVSNDAVNFLNSAIGSKAAPFKIIMLIASVGVVVGATFSSGLMEVARKGIFHPDQFTFAEIMVIFLAVMITDVLLLDTFNTYGLPTSTTVSIVFELLGAAVAVSIIKIITIDGVPENLGNYINSAKALAIISGILVSIAIAFSVGAIVQYFARMLFTFKYQTNLKYFGSIWGGLATTAITYFILIKGAKGSSFISEASLQVIEENTGYIILLSFVGWTFIFQLISWFTRINILKIIVMIGTFALAMAFAGNDLVNFIGVPLAGYESFRAFLASPEINPNSLNMVALTKSIQTPTYMLLLAGLVMVFTLWTSKKARSVTATEVNLGRQGEGSERFDSTLLSRTIVRQVRKLNETISAIIPENLKQKIDKRFEQPKKTSKKKTGETKGNFDLIRASVNLVVASILIAFGTSLKLPLSTTYVTFMVAMGTSLSDRAWGRESAVYRITGVLSVVGGWFLTAFSAFVVSFLIALAIFYGGIITILIFIVIAIFFIIKTHAIHKKREKNNNDMEMFADTAKEINEANVVSESASTITNILRTVPEMLKNTFTGLASEDLRGLKKNFRDASEIIKKTKYLKDSIHKTIARIEEDIDDTGPFYVQVVDYLKEISNCIYHISRESYKHVDNNHKGLLKIQVDETQKLMEQIQKYFDLIILRIEKNSFEKMASIGQLQDEILDNLETYRKNQIKRIKTQEAGTKNSLLYMNILAEIKYMMLYLNQLVKSMQEFIQDHDNDNQEK from the coding sequence ATGGAAATTTTTTATCTTATTGTAGTCATTGTTTTGTTCGGTCTGGCAATATCCGACTTAATAGTGGGAGTGAGCAACGATGCCGTAAATTTTCTAAACTCGGCCATAGGATCCAAAGCTGCCCCATTTAAAATCATCATGTTGATTGCGTCGGTAGGAGTTGTAGTGGGTGCAACATTTAGCAGCGGACTGATGGAGGTAGCGCGTAAAGGTATATTTCACCCGGATCAGTTCACTTTTGCCGAGATCATGGTAATTTTTCTGGCTGTAATGATCACGGATGTTCTCCTCCTCGATACCTTTAACACTTATGGTTTACCAACATCTACAACGGTTTCCATTGTATTCGAGCTATTAGGTGCTGCCGTAGCTGTGTCTATCATTAAGATCATCACCATTGATGGAGTTCCGGAAAATCTGGGTAACTATATAAATTCAGCAAAGGCCCTGGCCATTATTTCAGGGATTTTAGTATCCATTGCAATTGCCTTCAGCGTTGGAGCGATCGTGCAGTATTTTGCACGAATGTTATTTACCTTTAAATACCAAACCAACCTGAAATATTTTGGATCAATATGGGGAGGACTTGCCACAACAGCCATTACCTATTTTATACTGATCAAAGGAGCAAAGGGGTCTTCGTTCATCAGTGAAGCGTCACTGCAGGTCATTGAAGAAAACACAGGATATATCATATTGTTGAGTTTTGTAGGCTGGACTTTCATTTTCCAGTTGATCTCATGGTTTACCAGGATTAATATCCTTAAAATCATTGTAATGATTGGCACTTTCGCGCTAGCGATGGCATTTGCCGGTAACGACCTGGTAAATTTCATCGGGGTGCCCCTGGCGGGATATGAATCCTTCAGAGCATTCCTCGCCAGCCCTGAAATCAACCCCAACAGCCTTAACATGGTTGCACTTACCAAATCCATACAAACACCAACATACATGCTGCTCCTGGCAGGACTAGTGATGGTTTTTACCTTATGGACCTCAAAAAAGGCACGATCGGTCACTGCCACTGAAGTTAACCTGGGCAGGCAGGGTGAAGGATCCGAAAGATTTGATTCTACCTTGCTTTCCAGAACGATAGTCAGACAAGTCAGAAAACTGAACGAGACAATATCAGCCATTATTCCGGAAAACCTCAAGCAAAAAATAGACAAACGTTTTGAGCAACCCAAAAAGACAAGCAAGAAAAAAACAGGAGAAACAAAAGGAAATTTCGACCTTATCAGGGCATCGGTAAATCTCGTGGTTGCCAGTATTCTGATCGCATTCGGAACATCATTAAAACTGCCACTCTCCACGACATATGTCACTTTCATGGTAGCGATGGGTACTTCTCTGTCAGACCGCGCCTGGGGAAGAGAAAGCGCCGTTTACAGAATTACGGGCGTGCTTTCGGTTGTAGGAGGGTGGTTTCTAACAGCTTTTTCTGCTTTCGTCGTTTCATTCCTGATTGCATTGGCCATTTTCTATGGCGGTATCATCACCATCCTGATTTTCATTGTGATAGCCATTTTCTTCATCATAAAAACTCATGCCATACATAAAAAGCGCGAAAAGAACAATAACGATATGGAAATGTTTGCAGATACGGCTAAAGAGATCAATGAGGCTAACGTCGTTTCTGAAAGCGCAAGCACAATTACGAATATCCTTAGAACTGTTCCTGAAATGCTGAAAAACACCTTTACGGGTTTAGCATCAGAAGATCTAAGGGGACTGAAAAAGAACTTCAGGGATGCATCGGAAATCATCAAAAAGACTAAGTATCTCAAGGACAGCATTCACAAAACCATTGCCAGGATTGAAGAAGATATTGATGATACCGGTCCGTTCTATGTCCAGGTTGTTGATTACCTGAAAGAAATATCCAACTGCATCTATCATATATCCAGGGAATCATACAAGCATGTGGATAATAACCACAAAGGATTGCTGAAAATTCAGGTTGACGAGACCCAGAAACTGATGGAGCAAATCCAGAAGTATTTTGATCTGATCATCCTCCGGATTGAAAAGAACAGCTTTGAAAAAATGGCATCGATAGGTCAACTTCAGGATGAAATCCTGGATAACCTGGAGACGTACCGAAAAAATCAGATAAAAAGGATTAAAACGCAGGAAGCCGGAACCAAGAACAGCTTGCTCTACATGAACATCCTGGCCGAAATCAAATACATGATGCTATATTTAAATCAGTTGGTAAAATCGATGCAGGAATTCATTCAGGATCACGATAATGATAACCAGGAGAAGTAA
- the prmC gene encoding peptide chain release factor N(5)-glutamine methyltransferase has protein sequence MKSMHVSSVSLRQMREHYRRSLVSLYETEEINNIFNLLVEEYLGLSRALMILSLDQDLRPPVSGLFERALNDLINARPVQYIIGKTMFCGRSFMVSEGVLIPRPETGEMVEWIVESYSDVKKELSVIDIGTGSGCIAITLSGRSNHMKVYALDVSLNALDTARKNAYANDVDVVFLHADILKPSSWKDCGLFDIIVSNPPYVRRSEKQHMKRNVLDFEPHEALFVPDDDPLVFYRHILNFAGFHLAPQGKIYLEFNEAMVSEMIELTQKQGLILEEIRKDIHGKDRMARIRKS, from the coding sequence ATGAAATCCATGCATGTTTCCTCGGTCAGTCTTCGTCAAATGAGAGAACATTATCGCCGTTCCCTGGTATCACTTTATGAAACGGAGGAGATCAATAACATCTTCAATTTGCTTGTTGAAGAGTACCTTGGTTTATCCAGGGCCTTGATGATCCTTTCCCTGGATCAGGATTTGCGGCCTCCTGTATCCGGATTGTTTGAACGGGCCTTGAATGACCTTATTAACGCCCGCCCCGTTCAGTATATAATTGGTAAAACCATGTTTTGTGGGAGATCATTCATGGTTTCCGAGGGTGTACTGATCCCAAGGCCTGAAACTGGTGAAATGGTGGAATGGATAGTTGAGAGTTATTCTGATGTTAAAAAAGAATTAAGTGTCATAGATATTGGAACCGGTTCGGGCTGTATTGCCATTACTTTATCCGGTCGATCAAATCATATGAAAGTGTATGCCCTGGATGTTTCTCTTAATGCTCTTGATACTGCCAGAAAAAATGCATATGCTAATGATGTGGATGTAGTTTTTCTTCATGCCGACATCCTGAAACCCTCTTCCTGGAAGGATTGTGGTTTATTTGATATCATAGTGAGCAATCCTCCATACGTGAGAAGGAGCGAAAAACAGCATATGAAAAGAAATGTGCTGGACTTTGAACCGCACGAAGCATTGTTTGTTCCCGATGATGATCCCCTTGTTTTTTACAGACATATCCTGAATTTTGCCGGTTTTCATCTTGCACCTCAGGGGAAGATTTACCTGGAATTCAATGAAGCCATGGTTTCTGAAATGATTGAATTAACTCAGAAGCAAGGTCTTATCCTTGAGGAAATTCGTAAAGATATTCATGGGAAGGATAGAATGGCAAGAATACGCAAAAGCTAA